Genomic window (Campylobacter concisus):
AAAAGGATGCGCCAAACAAGTGGGTGCTGGTTGAAATTTACAAAGACGAAGCTAGCTTTGAGAGCTACTGCCACAGCGAAAACTACAAGGCTTACGCAAAAGAGCGAGCTGGGCTAATAGACGAATTTGACGGCTTTGGTCTCAAAAACGAGACCTCATTTAGCAAGGTAAAATTTTAGGAGATGTTATGAATAAAATTTCACTTTTTTGCGCACCGGCACTCATTGGCAGTACGGCTTTTGCCATTGATAAGGTAGGATGTGAGAGTTTAAAAGATGTGAAAATTTTAAACAACGAGATGATAGATGTGGTGTGGAATGAGAGCGGCGAAGTCTCGGCTGATAGGATGTCTGCACTAACTGGCGGTAGTAAAAATATGATCAAAGCAAAGCCTCACTGCGTGGTGCATGGCAAGCTATATAGGCGCGTAGGCTCGGACGGCAAAGAGTACGCCATAGACTACGAGCTAAGGCTGCCAGAGCAGTGGAATGAGAAGTTTTTATTTCAAGGTGGTGGCGGTATGGACGGCTTTGTAGCGCCTGCTATTGGTGCGGTGCCGATACGAACAAGCACAGCCACGCCAGTGCTTCTTAGAGACTATGCGGTCGTTACTACAAACTCAGGTTACCCAAAGTCAACGGCTGAGTTTGGGCTGGATCAACAAGCAAGGCTAGACTACGCCTATCAAGCGATCGGCAAGGTCATAGACGCAGCTAAGCAAATTTTAGTTGCCGCATACGCCAAAGCCCCAAAACACAGCTATTTTATGGGCTGCTCAAATAGCGGCAGGGCAGCACTCATCGCAGCACAGCGCTATCCGCTAGAATTTGATGGCGTCATCGCTGCAAACCCTGGCTTTAGGCTATCTCGCGCGGCGATCGCTCAGCAGTGGGACAACCAAGCCCTTATGAAGATAGCTCCGAAAAATGAAAAAGGCGAGAAAA
Coding sequences:
- a CDS encoding putative quinol monooxygenase, with the protein product MKQYMQKSVDEGAYAQFAFSKKDAPNKWVLVEIYKDEASFESYCHSENYKAYAKERAGLIDEFDGFGLKNETSFSKVKF